The following are from one region of the Desulfonatronum thioautotrophicum genome:
- the ettA gene encoding energy-dependent translational throttle protein EttA yields the protein MSTDDKKIIYSMHKVSKYYDKQPILKDISLSYFYGAKIGVLGMNGSGKSTLLKILAGVDQDFQGKTSLAPGHTIGYLEQEPLANETRTVREVVEEGAGESVRLLQEFEEINAQFAEPMDDAAMDALLTRQANVQEKLDALNAWELESRLEMAMDALRCPPSDMPLNLVSGGERRRVALCRLLLQQPDILLLDEPTNHLDAESVAWLEHHLHQYPGTIIAVTHDRYFLDNVAGWILELDRGKGIPWKGNYSSWLDQKKERLRQEEKAESDRQKTLQRELEWIRMSPRARHAKSKARIGAYEQLLTQESEKRSKDLEIYIPPGPRLGQKVIEAENLSKAYGDRMLVVEANFLIPPGAIVGIIGPNGAGKTTLFRMISVQEQPDSGRISVGETVKLAYVDQKRDDLEADKTVFEMISDGHDLIRLGSRDVNARAYLGRFNITGADQQKKVGMLSGGERNRVHLARMLKEGANVLLLDEPTNDLDVNTMRALEDALLNFAGTVLVISHDRWFLDRIATHIMAFEGDSQLTFFDGNFTEYEEDRRQRLGKDADVPKRIKYRKFTRG from the coding sequence ATGAGTACGGACGACAAGAAGATCATCTACTCCATGCACAAGGTCAGCAAGTACTACGACAAGCAGCCGATCTTGAAGGACATCTCTTTATCCTATTTTTACGGGGCAAAAATCGGTGTCCTGGGCATGAACGGCTCAGGGAAAAGCACCCTGCTGAAAATTCTGGCCGGGGTGGATCAGGATTTCCAGGGCAAGACCTCCCTGGCTCCAGGCCACACCATCGGTTATCTGGAACAGGAACCCCTGGCCAATGAAACCCGTACGGTTCGGGAAGTGGTGGAGGAAGGTGCCGGAGAATCAGTCCGATTGCTCCAGGAATTCGAGGAAATCAACGCCCAGTTCGCCGAGCCCATGGACGACGCCGCCATGGACGCCCTGCTCACCCGACAGGCAAACGTCCAGGAAAAACTTGATGCCCTGAATGCCTGGGAGCTGGAAAGTCGTCTGGAAATGGCCATGGACGCCTTGCGCTGCCCGCCTTCGGACATGCCGCTTAACCTCGTTTCCGGCGGGGAACGGCGGCGAGTGGCCCTGTGCCGCCTGCTTCTCCAGCAGCCGGATATCCTGCTCCTGGACGAGCCCACCAACCATCTGGACGCGGAATCCGTGGCCTGGTTGGAACACCATCTGCACCAGTATCCGGGAACCATCATTGCCGTGACCCACGACCGTTATTTCCTGGACAACGTGGCCGGCTGGATTCTGGAGTTGGATCGGGGCAAGGGCATTCCCTGGAAAGGCAACTATTCCTCCTGGCTGGACCAGAAAAAGGAGCGCCTGCGCCAGGAAGAAAAAGCCGAGAGCGACCGCCAGAAAACCTTGCAACGGGAGCTGGAATGGATCCGGATGTCTCCCCGGGCCAGACATGCCAAAAGCAAGGCGCGGATCGGGGCCTACGAGCAGCTCCTGACCCAGGAGTCCGAAAAGCGAAGCAAGGATCTGGAAATATACATTCCGCCGGGTCCCAGGCTGGGCCAGAAGGTGATCGAGGCGGAAAATCTCAGCAAGGCCTACGGGGATCGGATGCTCGTGGTCGAAGCCAATTTCCTGATCCCTCCGGGAGCAATCGTGGGCATCATTGGCCCCAACGGGGCCGGCAAGACCACCCTGTTCCGGATGATTTCCGTGCAGGAACAGCCGGACTCCGGCCGCATCTCCGTGGGCGAGACCGTGAAACTGGCCTACGTGGACCAGAAACGCGATGACCTGGAAGCGGACAAAACCGTCTTCGAGATGATCAGCGACGGCCACGATCTAATCCGCCTGGGCAGCAGGGATGTCAACGCCAGGGCTTATCTGGGCCGTTTCAACATCACCGGAGCGGACCAGCAAAAAAAGGTCGGCATGCTCTCCGGCGGGGAACGCAACCGGGTGCACCTGGCCCGAATGCTCAAGGAGGGCGCCAATGTCCTGTTACTGGACGAACCCACCAACGACCTGGACGTCAACACCATGCGCGCCCTGGAGGACGCCCTGCTGAACTTCGCGGGCACGGTCCTGGTCATCAGTCACGATCGCTGGTTCCTGGACCGCATCGCCACCCACATCATGGCCTTTGAGGGCGACAGCCAGCTGACCTTTTTCGACGGCAACTTTACCGAGTACGAGGAAGATCGCCGCCAACGCCTGGGCAAGGATGCCGACGTTCCCAAACGCATCAAGTACCGTAAGTTCACCCGCGGTTGA
- a CDS encoding aminopeptidase gives MLTEKHLNAYAQVMIWALDTARRRKLRKGNIVLLQSDPAAAPLAEKIYSLLLRRSLQPVVRWNPTVHMEHDFYALGEDKQLTFHPPGTKELLGALHGAIHLRAPESLVHLRDIRPERISLATLARKPLRDILDAREHRGLFGWTLAMLPTQQMAEAADMDLEAYSRQIVRACYLDSDDAVASWQEVFAAISRIKRWLNGLNPKALHVASENMDLEVSIGERRRWVGLSGHNIPSFEVFLSPDWRGIRGVYFADQPSYRNGNLVSGVRLEFTDGRVSSAQAEQGEAFLRSQVAMDQGAAQVGEFSLTDKRFSRISAFMANTLYDENFGGEQGNCHLALGSSYVESFSGKMDELNTRHKRSLGFNESALHWDLVNTQSKVVTARLRSGKSQVIYENGQFLC, from the coding sequence ATGTTGACGGAAAAACACCTGAATGCCTATGCCCAGGTCATGATTTGGGCTCTGGATACGGCCCGACGGCGCAAATTACGTAAAGGGAACATAGTTCTGCTCCAATCCGACCCTGCCGCCGCACCACTCGCCGAAAAAATCTATAGCCTGTTGCTGCGCCGCTCATTGCAGCCGGTGGTACGCTGGAATCCCACGGTGCACATGGAGCACGACTTTTATGCCCTGGGCGAAGACAAACAACTCACCTTCCACCCACCGGGAACCAAGGAACTGTTGGGAGCCTTGCATGGCGCGATCCATCTACGGGCTCCGGAGTCTCTGGTCCACTTGCGTGATATTCGTCCGGAGCGAATCAGCTTGGCCACCCTGGCCCGCAAGCCGCTTCGGGATATCCTGGATGCCCGGGAGCATCGAGGGCTCTTCGGCTGGACCCTGGCCATGCTGCCCACGCAGCAGATGGCTGAGGCCGCGGACATGGATCTGGAAGCCTATTCCCGGCAGATCGTCCGCGCGTGTTATCTGGACAGTGACGACGCCGTGGCCAGTTGGCAGGAGGTCTTTGCCGCGATCAGCCGAATCAAGCGCTGGCTGAACGGCCTGAATCCGAAAGCACTCCACGTGGCGTCCGAGAACATGGACCTGGAAGTTTCCATCGGTGAGCGGCGCCGGTGGGTGGGGCTTTCCGGACACAATATTCCCAGCTTTGAAGTTTTTCTTTCTCCGGACTGGCGGGGGATTCGCGGTGTCTATTTTGCGGATCAACCCTCTTATCGCAATGGGAATTTGGTCTCCGGAGTGCGCCTGGAATTTACGGATGGCCGGGTGAGTTCCGCTCAGGCGGAGCAAGGAGAGGCGTTTTTACGCTCCCAGGTGGCCATGGACCAGGGGGCGGCCCAGGTCGGCGAGTTTTCACTGACCGACAAACGCTTTTCCCGAATCTCGGCCTTCATGGCCAATACCCTGTATGACGAAAATTTCGGTGGAGAGCAGGGCAACTGCCATCTGGCCCTTGGCTCTTCGTATGTCGAATCCTTCTCCGGCAAAATGGACGAGCTGAATACGCGACACAAACGCAGCCTGGGATTCAACGAGTCTGCGTTGCATTGGGATCTGGTCAACACCCAGAGCAAAGTCGTCACCGCACGATTGCGATCTGGAAAGTCTCAGGTGATTTACGAGAATGGGCAGTTTCTTTGTTAG
- the cbiB gene encoding adenosylcobinamide-phosphate synthase CbiB — protein MIWLTIPLLAAALDLWLKDPPQWPHPVRLIGWTLNRLEPLARSCPLPTRLAGLFCVAGLALIVGLTVHAAISLPLVGWFFALYLAFAGLALGGLLQEGRRVVRLLSEQNLDAARMALSGLVSRDVEALDENGIRRALAESISENLNDAFVAPFFYLVCLGPVGLWVYKTVSTMDSMWGYKTPAWRELGWAAARADDILAYLPARITALAMVAAANLLGYPSVRLFDLHEAASRTESPNAGWPMAAAALALQAGMGGPTRYFGQTKSKPWLGPENAPWTDQKLHDLLRLVLLSGLGICLGLILLALGALLLFF, from the coding sequence GTGATCTGGTTGACCATCCCCTTGCTGGCCGCGGCCCTGGACCTCTGGCTCAAGGATCCGCCGCAATGGCCGCATCCGGTCCGCCTCATCGGATGGACACTGAACCGCCTGGAACCCCTTGCCCGCTCCTGCCCGTTGCCCACACGCCTGGCAGGCCTGTTTTGCGTGGCGGGCTTGGCCCTGATCGTGGGCCTCACGGTCCATGCGGCCATCTCTTTGCCCCTTGTCGGCTGGTTTTTTGCCCTCTATCTCGCTTTTGCCGGACTGGCTCTGGGCGGCCTGCTGCAGGAAGGCCGTCGGGTCGTCCGATTGCTGTCCGAGCAGAACCTCGATGCCGCCAGGATGGCCCTTTCCGGGTTGGTCAGTCGGGACGTGGAGGCCCTGGATGAAAACGGCATCCGTCGGGCCCTGGCAGAATCCATCAGTGAAAATCTCAACGACGCATTTGTGGCCCCGTTTTTCTATCTGGTCTGTCTCGGCCCGGTTGGGCTTTGGGTATACAAGACCGTGAGCACCATGGACTCCATGTGGGGCTATAAGACCCCGGCTTGGCGAGAGCTGGGCTGGGCCGCGGCCCGGGCCGATGATATTCTGGCCTATTTGCCGGCCCGGATAACAGCCTTGGCAATGGTCGCCGCGGCGAACCTGTTGGGCTATCCCTCCGTACGTCTTTTCGATCTGCACGAAGCTGCCAGCCGGACCGAAAGCCCCAATGCAGGGTGGCCCATGGCCGCCGCGGCCTTGGCCCTCCAGGCCGGCATGGGAGGCCCCACCCGCTACTTCGGCCAAACCAAATCCAAGCCTTGGCTCGGTCCGGAGAATGCTCCCTGGACAGACCAAAAGCTACACGATCTGCTACGCCTGGTCCTGCTTTCCGGACTGGGGATCTGCTTGGGACTGATTCTGCTGGCCCTTGGGGCGTTGCTGCTGTTTTTCTGA
- a CDS encoding AI-2E family transporter, whose amino-acid sequence MSSSNHSDFLSPLQRRLISLALVVLALNLIGAFFFGIFLLLQGLVIYFSDVLWPLAVAGILALLLKPLVRWFQQFLRIGRIAAIALLYGIVLLTVGLLGALILPVILSQFRSLLEHLPVLVEQTSDLIARLFPDTADWVESSLSPETLREHLQSFSEHLEKIVQASMPALNTLGDFLGRTFTLAAGTAVIPIYLFFFLLTDKDPLRALDEQLSFIPQWLREDITFLTGEFARIMVAFFRGQILIGLIMGILMATGFSLVGLKFGALLGITIGLLNIIPYLGSLLGLLTVLPLAYLQQDGGLLLLALVLGIFTGVQLLESYLLTPRIMGRSTGLHPLVIIIAIFFWGKALGGVLGMILAIPLTAFFVVVWRLVRRKYLTQATEPDREGSSTNGPPASQSPQ is encoded by the coding sequence ATGTCCTCCAGCAATCACTCTGATTTCCTCTCTCCGCTGCAACGCCGACTCATCAGCCTCGCCCTGGTTGTATTGGCCCTGAACCTCATCGGCGCGTTCTTTTTTGGCATCTTTCTTTTGCTGCAGGGATTGGTGATCTACTTTTCCGACGTGCTTTGGCCCCTTGCCGTTGCCGGTATTCTGGCCCTGCTGCTTAAACCGTTGGTGCGCTGGTTCCAGCAATTCCTGCGCATTGGCCGGATCGCTGCCATTGCCCTGCTCTACGGCATCGTCTTGCTCACCGTGGGACTCTTAGGAGCCCTGATTCTGCCGGTGATCCTCTCCCAATTCCGATCGCTGTTGGAGCACCTTCCGGTTCTTGTCGAACAGACCTCGGACCTGATTGCCCGGTTGTTTCCCGATACCGCGGACTGGGTCGAATCCTCCCTGAGCCCTGAGACCCTGCGCGAGCACCTGCAATCTTTCAGTGAACACCTGGAAAAGATCGTCCAGGCTTCCATGCCCGCCCTGAATACCTTGGGAGATTTTCTGGGACGCACGTTTACCTTGGCCGCCGGTACAGCCGTCATTCCGATCTACCTGTTCTTCTTCTTGTTGACCGACAAAGATCCCTTGCGCGCACTGGACGAGCAACTGTCCTTCATTCCGCAATGGCTGCGTGAGGATATCACATTCCTGACTGGCGAGTTCGCCCGGATCATGGTTGCCTTTTTCCGCGGCCAAATCCTCATCGGGCTGATCATGGGCATCCTCATGGCCACGGGGTTTTCCCTGGTTGGGCTCAAATTTGGCGCCCTGCTGGGCATCACCATCGGGCTTTTGAACATCATCCCATATCTGGGCAGTCTTCTGGGCCTGCTCACGGTCCTGCCTTTGGCCTACCTGCAGCAGGACGGCGGATTGTTGCTCCTGGCCCTGGTCTTGGGCATCTTCACTGGAGTCCAGCTCCTGGAAAGCTATCTGCTTACCCCACGGATCATGGGCCGCAGTACCGGACTGCATCCACTGGTGATCATCATCGCCATATTTTTCTGGGGCAAGGCCCTGGGCGGCGTTCTGGGCATGATTCTGGCCATCCCCCTGACCGCGTTCTTCGTGGTGGTTTGGCGCCTGGTGCGCCGGAAGTACCTGACCCAGGCTACGGAACCGGACAGGGAAGGATCGTCCACCAACGGGCCGCCGGCTTCTCAATCCCCGCAATGA
- a CDS encoding HU family DNA-binding protein, translating into MTKADLVAKVANKAGMTKANAESALNAFIDSVEEVLSSNGKLTLTGFGTFEVQERQERTGRNPRTGEEIKIPASKVVKFRPGKLLKDAVN; encoded by the coding sequence ATGACAAAGGCGGATCTGGTGGCGAAAGTCGCCAACAAGGCCGGAATGACCAAGGCGAATGCGGAGAGTGCCCTCAATGCCTTCATTGATTCCGTTGAGGAAGTATTGTCTTCCAACGGAAAACTGACATTGACCGGCTTTGGCACATTCGAGGTTCAGGAACGGCAGGAACGCACCGGCCGCAATCCTCGAACCGGCGAGGAAATCAAGATCCCGGCCAGCAAGGTCGTCAAGTTCCGCCCCGGAAAACTGCTCAAGGACGCCGTCAATTAA
- a CDS encoding TIGR00730 family Rossman fold protein produces MASSPRKTLFPSAKDDATTTTHQPSTPQTESAAYRLAFLDNDFILQDALRPVRLQLELLKPELLMQEHRIESTVVLFGSARLLDAETAQARLDAAKAVLQEQPDSAEAQTRLNAAQAGLEHSRYYEEARKLSRIISDNCQCAEKNTHVVVTGGGPGIMEAANRGSDDVQAKSIGLNIVLPHEQAPNPYITPELCFQFHYFAIRKMHFLIRARALVVFPGGFGTLDELFEALTLIQTRKIAPMPVLLFGSEFWNKVINFEALVDAGTISPQDLDLFEYVKTAEEAWERIAAFDDLKRKT; encoded by the coding sequence ATGGCCAGCTCTCCCCGCAAAACCCTATTCCCCTCGGCCAAAGACGACGCCACGACGACAACTCATCAACCTTCGACGCCGCAGACCGAATCCGCCGCCTACCGCTTGGCATTTCTGGACAATGACTTCATTTTGCAGGATGCCTTGCGCCCGGTGCGCCTGCAGCTGGAACTGCTCAAACCCGAGCTGTTGATGCAGGAGCATCGCATCGAATCCACCGTGGTCCTCTTTGGCAGCGCCAGGCTATTGGACGCAGAAACCGCCCAGGCCCGGCTGGATGCCGCCAAGGCTGTGCTCCAGGAGCAGCCGGATTCCGCGGAGGCCCAGACCCGGCTCAATGCTGCTCAGGCCGGACTCGAACATAGCCGGTACTACGAAGAGGCTCGCAAGCTGTCCCGGATTATCTCTGATAATTGCCAGTGCGCGGAAAAGAATACCCATGTGGTGGTCACCGGAGGTGGGCCAGGCATCATGGAGGCGGCCAACCGCGGTTCGGACGACGTCCAGGCCAAGAGTATCGGCCTGAATATCGTGTTGCCCCACGAACAAGCCCCCAACCCCTACATCACCCCGGAACTCTGCTTTCAATTCCATTATTTCGCCATCAGGAAGATGCATTTCCTGATCCGGGCCCGGGCATTGGTGGTTTTCCCCGGAGGATTCGGCACCCTGGATGAACTCTTCGAAGCTTTGACCCTGATCCAGACCCGGAAGATCGCCCCGATGCCCGTGCTGCTTTTTGGCTCCGAATTCTGGAACAAGGTGATCAACTTCGAGGCGTTAGTGGATGCCGGAACCATCTCCCCCCAGGACCTGGACCTGTTCGAGTACGTGAAAACCGCCGAAGAAGCCTGGGAACGGATTGCGGCGTTTGATGATCTCAAGCGAAAGACATGA
- a CDS encoding YceI family protein has translation MTQKPSVSLADVLQAQNNSETLIIDVLPPEHFANRHIPKAVNACVYEVTFLEQVFRLTTDKSAVVILYGAGQGSHDAATAAEKLERAGFSNVSVFHGGLSAWKDAGKPFDGVSPDQEEPAHPVLKLDKSRYVVIPDESNVFWTGRNYNSRHTGKLTVQSGELFGHPGDLRGTFVLAMDTIINLDLAGDDLQQVLEDHLKSDDFFFVSRFPTCTLNIQKMIPIEGAAATTPNYAVHGALTLRGVTHEIVFDANLRSLDDGKIAIIANFDMDRTKWGVIYGSARFFKFLSYHIVFDAISIDLRVVLE, from the coding sequence ATGACCCAGAAACCGTCTGTCTCTCTCGCGGATGTGCTCCAAGCACAGAACAATTCAGAAACTTTGATTATCGACGTCCTTCCGCCCGAGCACTTTGCAAATCGACATATTCCCAAAGCTGTCAACGCCTGTGTTTACGAAGTCACGTTCCTTGAGCAGGTTTTTCGCCTGACCACTGACAAAAGTGCGGTGGTCATTCTTTACGGTGCAGGCCAAGGATCGCATGATGCCGCCACAGCAGCAGAAAAACTGGAAAGAGCCGGTTTTTCGAACGTGTCCGTATTTCATGGTGGGTTATCTGCCTGGAAGGATGCCGGTAAACCTTTTGATGGCGTATCTCCGGATCAGGAGGAACCGGCACACCCGGTTTTGAAACTGGATAAGTCAAGGTATGTAGTGATCCCGGATGAATCGAATGTGTTTTGGACAGGGCGAAATTATAATAGCCGGCATACCGGCAAATTGACGGTTCAGAGCGGAGAACTGTTTGGCCACCCTGGAGATTTGAGAGGCACCTTTGTCCTGGCCATGGATACGATCATCAATTTGGATCTAGCCGGTGATGACCTGCAACAGGTGCTGGAGGACCATCTCAAATCGGATGATTTTTTCTTCGTTTCCCGGTTTCCCACGTGTACCCTGAATATCCAGAAGATGATACCGATCGAGGGCGCTGCCGCGACAACGCCCAACTACGCTGTTCATGGGGCCTTGACGCTCCGAGGCGTGACCCATGAGATCGTCTTCGATGCAAATCTACGCTCCTTGGATGACGGGAAAATTGCGATTATCGCAAATTTTGACATGGACAGAACAAAATGGGGCGTCATCTATGGATCGGCAAGGTTTTTCAAGTTCCTGAGCTATCATATCGTGTTTGATGCCATAAGTATCGACCTGCGCGTCGTTTTGGAATGA
- a CDS encoding hybrid sensor histidine kinase/response regulator has translation MPKKQPPEIALAQAGFPSAHDILMNAPIGIFTSTPEGKFLSINPAMADMYGYGSTQEMIGAVTDIAAQIYAEPADRHRFFEFFDGVDSIKDFEALHRRKDGSTFWTSETVHLVRDEKGNLTHLYGFITNISARKNTEQAEKKSEEHFRLMFTNAPMPYQSLDEQGNFLDVNKAFLNVLGYSREELIGKNFGDILHPAWRDHFQENFPRFKAVGEILGVEFEMVKKDGSTILVYFNGKIQCDDQDRFLRTHCIFQDITERKQAEQALRESEERFTLAMEATRDGLWDWNVTTGEVYFSPGYALMLGYDSTAVPPHVQTWLDLIHPEDKEKAYRASLDCINNLMNSFAIEFRMQAKDGNWLWILGRGTVAKRDDSGKALRLVGTHTDISTLKLAEDALRQKSQLLDSITNTMTDLVSVADMDCNFKFISPSHSILGYELDSLVGRNVKDFVYPEDYQRVENALIEFVTNKDEGKKIDYRYLRRDGECLWFETIGKFIFDEQGNEKEVLFTSRDITERKRAEEALLESEEMQRKILQTVPDLIIRTDLDGTITFVNEMAFPALESHPEEGIYGKNVFSFIAPHDLSRAVENARQRLEKNIGPQEYQLQFDGTVIDAEVNGAVISDMNSKPLGMVYIIRDITQRKMTENELLREKTFIEAIFNSVPGMLYLYDAKERLVRWNRNHETMTGFTFEELANKHILDWFRGDGESIQAILNGVRSTIEKDIGEAEANLQKKDGSTIPMYFTGIRLIINGEPYLTGIGIDITEQRRAAEEKEKLQAQLNQAHKMESVGILAGGVAHDFNNLLQVMRGNIELLLQGHFKDHLDAMRLQNVTRSIDRAAQLVQQLLFFSRKAESKKVNVDLNQEVQNVVGILERTIPKMIALELHLDPSIWQLFADPVQIEQIQLNLVGNAVEAMPDGGKLVIETSNVVLDEDFVKHHPDSSAGPHVVLTVTDTGCGIDSETIEHIFDPFFTTKEVGKGTGLGLASVYGIVKAHGGYIQCYSEPKTGTTFRVYLPAVELGDVTQVERMPEPSLQGGNETILVVDDEPEIRELTRDALEMLGYSVKVAFNGEQALNIYREHGKSIHLVLLDLNMPGMGGYKCLKELLRLDREVKVVVASGYKANARGKDMLASGAKGFLGKPFMLKELAAMVRRALDEKTNEILPE, from the coding sequence ATGCCCAAGAAACAACCCCCTGAAATTGCTCTCGCTCAAGCAGGCTTCCCCAGCGCCCATGACATCCTGATGAACGCGCCCATCGGCATTTTCACATCTACGCCGGAAGGGAAGTTTCTCTCAATAAACCCAGCCATGGCAGATATGTACGGATATGGCTCGACCCAGGAAATGATTGGGGCCGTCACTGATATTGCTGCTCAAATATACGCTGAGCCGGCGGATCGACACCGTTTTTTCGAATTCTTTGACGGTGTTGATTCAATAAAAGATTTTGAAGCCCTGCATCGGCGAAAAGACGGCTCAACCTTCTGGACATCGGAAACCGTCCATCTGGTTCGGGATGAAAAAGGAAATCTCACACACCTTTACGGTTTTATCACGAACATTTCCGCACGGAAAAATACCGAGCAGGCCGAAAAGAAGAGCGAGGAGCATTTCCGGCTGATGTTCACAAACGCCCCCATGCCCTATCAGTCTCTAGACGAGCAGGGAAATTTTCTGGATGTCAACAAGGCCTTCCTTAATGTGCTTGGTTACAGTCGGGAGGAACTGATCGGAAAAAACTTCGGGGATATTCTGCATCCTGCTTGGAGGGACCATTTCCAGGAGAATTTCCCAAGGTTCAAGGCGGTGGGCGAAATTCTGGGCGTTGAATTCGAGATGGTCAAGAAGGATGGAAGCACCATTCTTGTCTACTTCAACGGCAAAATACAATGTGACGACCAAGACCGGTTTTTGAGAACACACTGCATTTTTCAGGACATTACGGAACGTAAACAGGCAGAACAGGCGCTTCGTGAAAGCGAGGAGCGCTTTACACTTGCTATGGAAGCAACCAGGGACGGCCTGTGGGATTGGAATGTAACCACTGGAGAGGTTTATTTTAGTCCGGGCTATGCCTTGATGCTTGGATATGACTCCACCGCCGTGCCTCCTCATGTGCAAACATGGCTGGACTTGATTCATCCTGAAGATAAAGAGAAAGCCTATCGAGCCAGCCTGGACTGTATCAATAACCTAATGAATTCCTTTGCTATTGAGTTTCGCATGCAGGCTAAAGATGGAAACTGGTTGTGGATTCTGGGTCGGGGTACCGTGGCAAAGAGAGATGATTCCGGCAAGGCTCTGCGCTTGGTAGGGACGCATACCGATATTTCTACACTCAAACTGGCCGAAGATGCCCTACGCCAAAAATCCCAATTGCTGGATAGTATTACCAACACCATGACCGATCTGGTATCTGTGGCAGACATGGACTGCAACTTCAAATTTATCAGCCCTTCCCACAGCATCCTGGGTTACGAACTCGATTCCCTCGTCGGAAGAAATGTCAAGGATTTTGTTTACCCCGAAGATTATCAAAGAGTTGAAAATGCTTTGATTGAATTCGTGACCAACAAAGATGAAGGCAAAAAGATCGACTATCGATATCTTCGTCGTGACGGCGAGTGCCTTTGGTTTGAGACAATCGGGAAATTCATTTTTGATGAACAAGGCAATGAGAAGGAAGTTTTATTCACATCCCGGGACATCACCGAGCGCAAGCGGGCCGAAGAGGCCTTGCTGGAAAGCGAAGAGATGCAACGCAAGATCTTACAAACCGTGCCGGACCTGATTATCAGGACCGACCTGGATGGAACGATCACCTTTGTCAACGAAATGGCTTTTCCTGCTCTGGAAAGTCATCCGGAGGAAGGCATCTACGGTAAAAATGTCTTTTCCTTCATTGCCCCTCATGATCTGTCACGTGCTGTGGAAAACGCACGGCAGAGGCTCGAGAAGAACATCGGGCCCCAGGAGTATCAATTGCAATTTGACGGCACCGTAATTGACGCGGAAGTCAACGGCGCCGTAATCAGTGACATGAATTCCAAGCCATTGGGGATGGTCTACATTATTCGGGACATTACCCAACGGAAAATGACCGAGAACGAGTTGCTTCGGGAAAAAACTTTCATTGAGGCCATTTTCAATAGCGTTCCTGGAATGTTATATCTTTATGATGCCAAAGAGCGGCTGGTCCGGTGGAACAGGAACCACGAAACGATGACCGGATTCACATTCGAAGAACTGGCTAATAAACACATACTGGATTGGTTCAGGGGAGACGGGGAAAGCATTCAAGCAATTCTCAACGGGGTCCGGTCTACCATTGAAAAAGATATCGGAGAAGCGGAAGCGAATCTACAGAAAAAAGACGGCTCCACCATCCCCATGTACTTTACGGGCATTCGTCTGATAATTAACGGGGAACCCTATTTGACCGGTATCGGCATCGACATTACCGAGCAACGTCGCGCGGCAGAGGAGAAGGAAAAATTACAGGCCCAGCTCAACCAGGCCCATAAGATGGAGTCCGTGGGTATTTTGGCCGGGGGCGTGGCCCATGACTTCAACAATTTACTGCAAGTCATGCGGGGGAACATCGAGTTACTTTTACAAGGTCACTTCAAGGATCACCTGGACGCAATGCGCTTGCAGAACGTGACGAGATCCATAGACAGAGCCGCTCAACTGGTACAACAGCTTCTGTTTTTCAGCCGAAAAGCCGAATCCAAAAAAGTAAATGTCGATTTGAATCAGGAAGTACAAAATGTGGTCGGAATTCTGGAGCGGACCATCCCAAAGATGATCGCCTTGGAACTACATCTCGATCCTTCCATTTGGCAACTTTTCGCTGATCCGGTTCAAATCGAACAGATCCAGCTCAATCTGGTGGGCAATGCCGTGGAGGCCATGCCTGACGGCGGAAAGCTGGTCATCGAAACAAGCAACGTGGTTTTGGACGAGGACTTTGTCAAACACCATCCAGACTCTTCCGCCGGTCCCCACGTTGTCCTGACCGTAACCGACACGGGGTGCGGCATAGACTCCGAAACAATAGAGCATATCTTCGACCCCTTCTTCACAACCAAAGAAGTAGGCAAAGGGACAGGTCTCGGGCTGGCCTCGGTCTACGGCATCGTCAAGGCCCATGGTGGCTATATCCAGTGCTACAGCGAACCCAAAACCGGCACAACGTTCAGGGTCTATCTGCCCGCCGTGGAACTGGGTGACGTCACGCAAGTTGAGCGTATGCCGGAACCATCGCTTCAAGGCGGCAATGAGACAATCCTTGTTGTGGATGATGAGCCGGAAATCCGAGAGCTTACTCGTGATGCCCTGGAAATGCTCGGCTACAGCGTGAAAGTGGCCTTCAACGGTGAGCAAGCCCTGAATATCTATAGAGAGCATGGCAAGTCCATCCACCTGGTCCTTTTGGACCTGAACATGCCGGGCATGGGCGGTTACAAATGCCTGAAGGAACTGCTACGCCTCGACCGAGAAGTCAAAGTTGTTGTTGCCAGCGGCTATAAGGCTAATGCCCGCGGCAAGGACATGCTTGCTTCGGGTGCCAAAGGCTTTCTCGGCAAACCCTTCATGTTGAAGGAACTCGCAGCCATGGTCCGAAGGGCTTTGGATGAGAAGACGAATGAAATCCTGCCTGAGTGA
- a CDS encoding cold-shock protein codes for MEGVVKWFSKQKGYGFITPDGQEDGKDVFVHFSAIEGGGFKTLREGARVSFEIVDGDKGLQASNVQELD; via the coding sequence ATGGAAGGTGTCGTGAAGTGGTTCAGTAAGCAGAAAGGTTACGGTTTCATCACCCCGGATGGCCAGGAAGACGGCAAGGACGTCTTTGTTCATTTCTCGGCCATTGAAGGCGGCGGTTTCAAGACGCTCCGGGAAGGGGCCAGGGTTTCTTTCGAGATTGTCGATGGCGACAAAGGCCTGCAAGCCTCGAACGTTCAGGAACTCGACTAA